The window TGagggaacaaacaaacacaatccaCACAGACAGGACCAGGCGCTAATCTGGCCTCCCCACACTCGAGTTCATCTTTCACAAAGTTCAAATTAAACCTCGAGAACAAAGTCAGCTCAACTATCTGCACTGCACCTCACATGCAGGATGCTCCTAGATTCACACACCAGAGGATACAGCTACAGCAGTAACATCTGCACAGCTGCCCTCCTGTCTTGTTAAATTACTCTTGGTTCAATATAAAATTGTCTAACAGACTTAGGAAAGGCTGAATTTGACAAGACCCCAGGGAAGACTCACCATGTCTTAATTTGATTACAGTGCTGAGAGGAACATTAAAGTAGCTGCTGGGAAAATGCAGGACACAGGGGCTAAAGCAGGGTATCATACTGTATGGACTGTACCATTTATAGCCTGTCTGACGGCTCCCTGTGGTCATTATGAAAGGATATTCATAGATTTGACAGACTGGTCGTAGGCAAGGCAGGTTAAATAATCTGATTTCTTTGGAACTGTATGTTGGGCAGTTACAGGTTTCAAGCTGTGGCTTTTCTGTATCTTCATGTTTGCAATTCAGTGCAAAACTAATCGTTGTTTGAACAGTGGCGGATGTGAGTCCTCCGCATCACAGTCACATACACATTATCGACATTCTCCTCACGAGTCACCACACCGCATTTCACTCTGACTGTACCTTATATGTCCACATGTGACAAACAAACTCGACTGACACAATGAAGTTTTATTCCTTTGTAGGTAAAGTGAAAATATCTGCACGATTTTCCCCATTACTTAACAATTAGAATGAATGAAggtgagaaaaacaagacataacAGTTAGAAGCAACAGTTTCTGATGCTTTGAGGGAATTACTGGTGGAGCGGTGCAGACAGTGGCCTCTGCAACTACAGCTGCATAAGCTTATCACTGCCATCATCAGGGCACAATGAGCATTCTTTCCACTGATTCAATGTTGTTTCATCACACTGAGGATGTAAAAACACTCTGCATAGCGATGTTCCCTCGAGTTCTTCAGGGATACAGTGGAAACAACACACTGTCTGGAAACCTGCAAAAACGATGCAGCGGAATTTATATGCAACAACAAATTTAGTTTATTGCCGTTATGCTCAACTGGCCACCTGCTACTTGTTTGAAGACCTGGTTTTAATACTCAAGGGTGCAGATggtttaaaaatgctgcaaacattagtgtttctgtctttctgtataACGTTTTTTCGTCCATTAATTCAGCAGGCTATTTTTTCCTTTATGACTTGTCACTTTTAACTGAATGCAGTAATTTTGTCCATGTCTGGATCCTGTAAGCAGGGCTGCACCTAGGAGCTGTGGGTCTCTCAAAAATCAACTAAATATGGCAACAGAATAtgaagaaataacagttttGACATTATGTCAAAGACAtatatgtgttgtgtgttgcagAGGTATCTAGTGAACGCAGCATGCTAACCAGGTAGCCCATCCTGTCTCGTgataccactttgtacctcaagaaGTGGCAGCATCCAATCCGCCTTCAGTCCGACATGACAGGATGAAGAAGTCGTGCTGCCCTGAGGCACTGCCCCCGGTTAGTCAATGAACTGAACAGTAAACATGACGATGACTGAAGCTCTTGGCAAGCGACCGTCACCCTCAACCGCTCCCAAAATATTTGCTCAGGAACCAAAGATCTATGGGAGGGGCTGTGCGGTTCCTGGATTCTTACGACAGGGGTGAACACCCCAACTTCctggtgatatgctgcctgCACTTTGCATTGCATTTGAAGAATAAAAGGTGGGCAAGTCTGACACAAAGAACAAATTGCATATAGCATGCAATCTGCATGTCTCTCTCCAGATGTTGGCCCCTGGAATCATCGCAATCTCTTACCCAATGACAGTGACGGACTGTGGGATTACATATGGCTGCACCTATCCATTATTTTCACTATTGAGTCAtctaatcattattttttaattaattgattagcgGTTTAGTctaataaatgtcagaaaatagtgggAAAAAAGCCCATCAGTCCTTCAGAAATCAAGGTgacaaaaaacatccatttaacaatgatataaaacagaaaagcagaaaatcctgaaAAAGATTGGTgaagtttttcacattttttcttaaatgccTAAAGCGGTTGgcgattatcaaaatagttgtcAAATCATGCTTCTGTCTATCGACCAATCGATTAGTCGACCTGTTGTTTAAGCTCCGCAGTAGAACTAGCCACTCTGTTCCTTCAGAGAGTTGACTGATGAGGAGGCGGGTGTTCAGGAGTGAGCAGCACTTTGTTTCTTTGGTAAAAGTCAGACaaatgaaaggagaagaaaaatcaACCAATCACTTACTTCAATAGAGCAAATAATTAAAAtcttatttcctctgttttgacTGCAATTAAGAAATGTGTCTTCTGCAGCAGGTCAAAACAATTAACCTCTCAAACCCATCAAATTATACTCATTTCTAAGACACACATGAAGACGACAGGAGGAGCATTTTAAATCCACAGATGATCCGCATTAAATGACCACACAAAAATGGTGTATTCAGCTAAATCTTATTCTTGGGCATGTAAGTTAAAACAACGTGACAGAGGACTCGTTTCAAAAAAGAGACACGGACGGTTTACTTGACCTTTGGGTACAGTTAAGACAGACTTTGATCAGTGTAGCACAGACCAGCTAAACATCATTTTCTTCAGACGTGCTGGTGTGAGAATTAGCCTCAAAGGCGGACAGAAATCCTTCTCGTACGCGGCGAGCAGCCCTGATGCTCTGCTGTCTGCGTGAGCTGAGGGATGAAGTTAAACCACACAAGGATCGAGTAACAGGACACGCTATGAATAAAGAAACGTTCACTCTGCTTGCAGAGTCGTGACACTTTAAGACAGGCGGGCAAAGCTTTCATAAAAAACTATACATTCTGGGCGGAGGGGCTGGTGGAGCTACAAACAATTCAGCCTGATACAATCGACTCCATGTCTCTCAGATAATTGAATTCATAATTGCTAAGGCCATTGAGCATCAGAGGATGTTGAGGGTTGTGGCTTTAAGGCAATAACGTTGTTATAGactcatgaaaacatgaacCATAATTAAAGTAGAAAGGGTGACATGTGGGCTCCAATTTAAACTAAAAGGACGGAGTGGAGGCTTGCTATAGATTAAAGCAGGGTGTAACAGTTTGTTTGGTAAAGGCTACTCTACTTGCAAAGCAGTTATTTTGAAGAGCATCAAAAGGGGGCAGCCATCAGTCAGCGCCAGGCTCACTTTTGATCTCCTCCACGCTGCTGAAGTGAGTGGCCAGCTCCTGCAACACGGCTGTCCTGCCCAGGTGGTcgttcctcctcttctccatgATCATGTCCTCCAAACTCTGAAACTCCAGCACGTGCGCATGCCTGTCGGACATGAATATTTTCAGCCTGTAGGGCTGCTTGCCTATCCGTATCTCCCCACCCATTTTGAACTCCCTCTTGCCGAACATGCACCAGGCTGCGAAGCACTCGGAGTTCCTCCAGCTCAGCTCCCGGTCCTTTAAGCCCACTTGCTCCATCGCGTTCTGCACCACCATGTCCGGACCCAGGGGTTTGAATTTGTAAAAGTCGTTCACGATCCGGCACCTCCTCCCTTGACTTGCATCCGTCAGAAAGCTGTTTTTCACCTCAGCCCTGTGCAGGTGCACCACCTGGAAGTCCCCCACGTACACAGCCCAGTGCGGGTACTGACCCGTGGCCACAAACTCCACCAAGTCGCCCGCTTTACATTTGTTGAGCAGATTCTCCGGGGAGTAAACCTCCAGGCTGGCTGACTTGACGCTCTTCTCGTAAATGCATTCGTCTCTGTTGTAGACGGCGCACTCCACCTCGTCGCGCTGGTCGTAGTGCTTCTCTTCCTGATTCGGGTCCCTGTCTGTGCCATCGACCGCACAGCCGTCCTCCAGCTCGTCGTCGTCGTTCGAAAATATGTAAGAGACCCCGATCCGCGGACCGTCCTCCGTGTCCACGCCGTTCGGGTCCACTGTCGGAACTTCCGCGTAACTTAAATGTGACAGCTTGTCCATCTGGTTCCCCATGCCGCTGCTCACCTGGTAGCAGCCTGTGTAATGCGATCTGATGCCGAGAGCCGTTACCGGCCGCCAAACATCACCGCCATCTGCCACAAAGCCTCACAGGTTAAAACTTCGTCCTCCCTGCCGGCGGACAGGGGGTTTTATCCAAATTACGCATAAGAATATCTCCGGGGTGTGACTAGTGGGACAGCCTGTCCGTGGCCCATCAACAAGTGGAGTTACAAAGTGGCTTGAGAATTATCCCCCAGGTGCAGCCTCGTCGACTCACCTGCTGTTTAGCTGCGTAAAGTTCCGTCCGCCGGCTGCCACACAGCAAACAACGAGAGTTCAAATATCCAGATCCTTCACGCTCAGGAGCGCTCACACGTTCGTCTGCACCGCAGAGACTGCGCACTGTGCAGCAGAGATCCGGCCGGCGGCGAGCTGAAGGCAGATCTGTGGCTCGGCATCGCCTCAGCTTCTctccagctacacacacacacacacacacacacacacacacacacacacacacacacacacacacacacagagctctgcCCGTAAAGCGGAAGTGCGCGTAATTTTCATCACCACACCTTTGATATCCGCCCCTCATCTCCAGACAACTTTAACGCTGTTTGACATGATTGTTGTGCTTTTGTCTGGATGCTTTTGATCGGAATCATTTTTTCTGCTGGATGCTCCgactgtcagtctgtctttaattaaaatgaaatacaaactgaaaaacattcactgtttgataaaaaaaacaagcttttctttgtttgctatAACGTATACAGGTGGCCTATAggttatatatatgtataaattaTTCAATATTAAATTTAATTTTACcaattattgttgttattttattgtactGTAATTTACAGAGTTAAGTATAtttgttggattttatttatttatttgtcagtaAGTTAGCTAAATTTTCTGGTTAATATTCTTGttatttgttctttattttatcttactgggttttttgtttgtttgttttattgttttttatttgtagtcacttttattgtatttcattgtattgattatttttatttatttattatattggTTGCTGTTCACTTTGTTGGTTAttattaattgtatttattgatgtatctatgttttaattttcatttagtgtgttgtatttattgtacttcgttttgtttcattcattttatttatttatttatttcattttcgTTTTGTTTGTGCCTTTTGAGTAGATTatattatttgattatattttcaTTCTCTGATCAGAGGCTCACTGTACAGCAAAAAAGCAGAGTAGGCAAACATCTGTCCTGGTTTTAGTGGCTGACTGTGACCACAGTGAGGAGGACTGTGAGGGGTCCAGCATCTCTCgatcttttactgttttgacCACCTGTCTGTCCTTGAATGAACTGAAGCTGTGCAGTCATTtgctccctctccatctcctggtGGGACTATAATGTCTCCATTATGTTTGTAGTGGCTTGTGGCCTGCCTAGACTCGCTCTCAGTTATGGGCTATTTTCTCGCCCGTGTATCCCACAGGCAAGGGGAATGTGCTCAGTATGCCCCAAAAATGgcacatgctgcagcagccactgtGTGAAAACACCTGTCCTCGGCTGCGAGTGAGAAACTGAGAGCGATGCAAAGGGGTGTGAGCGTGTTTGACAGGCTGTAAAGGGAAACAAACGTTCGactatgtgaaaaaaaaaagagacacagacacagactttaACAGAGGGGATGAGCCTGAGTTTGACCCCAGCACTGAGCTGGATATCCACAGGAGAGACCGATTACAAACTGACTGCAAAGTCATCCAGTGCAGTAGATACAACAGAGGACACATCTCTACAGAGAAGTACTCTCTTTCTTATCCTAGTTTAAGGAGGCAGAATGGCCTCATTGGCCACAGTGGACTCAGCAGATTAGCATGGAGGCCTTTGGAAAGCACTCTGTAAGACTATCAGGTTAATTAAGAGACAGATTTCCTCAAGCTGCACAGGATCACACCGTGTGATTTCCAATCCTGTGTAATCCAGATTGAGCGTTTTCCCTCGTTAGCTCGGTTCAGCCTGGGTCACAAGGCTCAAATCACATTTCTCCATGCAGGTTTGCAGGTCAAGAGGAAGCCACTGCTAAACCATTTTAGCCACACTGGCATCACGGCACTGTGGCAAGATCTGTCTGTTCGTCCACAGCTATTATATGGATAACCATGAAATTTTGAGGaggcattcatggtccccagaggatgaaccctaatGACTAAACTTGATCTTACTCACTGAAAATTCGCCACTCATTTCATCTACAAGCATAAACTCTTGTACGGACATTCACGGTACCCAGATGATGCATCCTAATggcttttcctctagcaccaacataaggttgacatttgtggagTTCAATTTCTATCGGATGGATTTGCATGAATTTGGAACACACAGTCACgtttccctcaggatgaattataaTAACTAATTAACTATAATAACTTTTTAACAAGCACAATCCTCTGGTCCAAAAGTTTAACACTCTGGTTGACTACATACATGCAAAATTATTCACACGCccctcagctgcactttatgattactgctaattagcagatgttcctgtgctaacacactaaaagatggtgaacatggcgTACCTGCTACGCCTCAGAGAGCTCCTAGACTGGCTGTAGACTCGTAGTCTTGTTAAATTTAATACAAAAGCAGGTATGACAGTCAAGAAGGATCAACTGTGGCAGCTGTACCACTTTCACTTGAAATGAGGTAAAGATAATAAAGCATGCAGTGTGCAAGAGGCCGGTATAATTTTGCCATCTCACTCACTGACCTTTCATCAGCTTCGGCTGAAGTTTCTGCATGTGCTGTGTATGTGCACAACCATGCACACAAAatcttttttctatttcaggCCATTTTAGCCCGAAGCCTTGCAGCCGTCTCAGCTTGACAACTCATATGATGGAAGTCAAAAATAACAAATCTGCAGAATGAATTCAGCAGATGTATTACACCTTTCCCAAGCATCAGTGCAGGGCTGAGGGTGTTAGGAGAGAAATGAACTGTTAGAGTGGTGACATGCAGCCCATTTGACCGCATCTTGGAGCTTCTTATCCTCGGGTGGCATGACCCAGTTTACGCCCCTGGTGCCCCCCTGGTGAAACACTGTAATTTGTGGTGCTGGGAAATTACTGGAGCAGGGAGGCCTGGGAGACATAGTCAATTAGGCGGGGCTCCACCTGTCCGGTGGGGGCACTGCCAGCCACTGACTGACACCTTAAGCTTCGTCCCAAAAATGTGGGTTTTTCATAGCTTTTCAAAGGCTCCACTTCCACGTATCAGACATTGTTTTTCAGCTCAGCGTCCATTTAAATCTACAAGGATAGGTGAACAAGTGCGTACTTGAGGCAGATGGACACAGCATCCGGACCGCTGCGTCTTGCGCACCATCTGTTCCACCTGGCTAGGAAAACATCCACCGAGGACGGCTTAATATCGTGCAATGTGATTGGCCACAACTCAGAGCCGGGAGGGGCTGGAATCAGTGATACGAAACCACAAAGTATgatcaggaaaaacaacacCGGGAGACATTTTAAGGGAGGAAAAAGttattacatatttatttatattttgatatactttttacatatttatttgtaattatAATATGTATCcggagcagaggggaggaggagcgAGGATGGAAGAAGGGCATGTTGAAGGAAtgtcacttgttttgtttttttttaacccatttAATTACAAGAGCATCATCATTATTAACTCAGTCAATGATATTCACAGTCCCATTAAACGAGCTACAACAAATATTTCCTAAAATATAGGCTGACATATAAAAgtagcatttttttaaacactgtggCGGATGTATACCTGGGGGAGGATGGGAGATGTCTGGGATGACTGAGTACTGCAACTATATAACAGACAGGCAGGATCAGGGGGAGGATTCTTATTGTGAAAGGTAGGCGTGTAAGAAAACACACCGAGAGTGAGGTGTACaatacacacgcatacacaacACACGCACAACAGTTTCTACACAGTCATCATGCTTCAACAGGACCTCATGTTAAGTCTTTTTTCGTCTATTTCAGCATCACATTATTAGAAACAACAACCACAAGTGGGTCAAAAACTGCAGAAGGCAGattccttcaaaaaaaaaaaagaaaagcaatgaAACTCAGCAAAATGGGTTATCACTctaaatgtaataaaaagtATTCTTGGAGCCACAGTGAAAATTCACGACAGACTTCATACACTTTTTGGGCCATCATCTCTCTGAGACGCTGGGCAAAGCATTAGCATTCCCATCCCATGGGTCTGTCACAGCCTTCGCAGCGAAAGTTGCCTCCTTCTCTCTAGACTACAAACCCCATTTTTCAAAACATGGTGTAAACAGAATCCCATGGAGAGTGTGCTGTTCTGGCCAAGAGTGCACGGCACTGCATACAAACTGGAGTCGATCCAGGGAGAGATACTGGCAGGCAACAGTGGCAACAGGCCTgggtcaaacacacagacctgacTGTTCCCGTTCTATGCAATTAGGTACACTTGGTTAATCTTGTTGAATTCTTGAACAGAGTTTGGTAGTTTGTGACCCagtgttgttgcttttattggtTACATACACGCATTCAAATGCACATAAATCATTTGAAATTACCAtttgtaaaatctaaaaaaggcaaaaagaactaaacaaaagcaaatcaaaTCCAGAGATTTGATCAAAGACCTGGTA of the Chelmon rostratus isolate fCheRos1 chromosome 16, fCheRos1.pri, whole genome shotgun sequence genome contains:
- the lratd2a gene encoding protein LRATD2a — translated: MGNQMDKLSHLSYAEVPTVDPNGVDTEDGPRIGVSYIFSNDDDELEDGCAVDGTDRDPNQEEKHYDQRDEVECAVYNRDECIYEKSVKSASLEVYSPENLLNKCKAGDLVEFVATGQYPHWAVYVGDFQVVHLHRAEVKNSFLTDASQGRRCRIVNDFYKFKPLGPDMVVQNAMEQVGLKDRELSWRNSECFAAWCMFGKREFKMGGEIRIGKQPYRLKIFMSDRHAHVLEFQSLEDMIMEKRRNDHLGRTAVLQELATHFSSVEEIKSEPGAD